From Bdellovibrionales bacterium, one genomic window encodes:
- the secA gene encoding preprotein translocase subunit SecA gives MITALARKFFGSHNDRILRAQDTLVASINALEPDFLKLDDAQLRAKTLEFKSRLEKGETLDDILPEAFATVREAARRVLGQRHFDVQLRGGIVLHSGKIAEMKTGEGKTLVATLAVYLNAVSGKGVHVVTVNDYLAKRDSAWMGRVYGFLGLTTGCIVHGLTDEERQVAYNADITYGTNNEFGFDYLRDNMKFEAKELCQRPFNYAIVDEVDSILIDEARTPLIISGPAEDSSDLYLKVDALIPQLIDVDYELDEKAKTATLTEEGNVHIEELLGESGLLTPGGGLYDAQNITVVHHVNQALRAHKMFARDVDYIVKGGKVIIIDEFTGRMMDGRRYSDGLHQALEAKEHVAIQRENQTLASITFQNYFRLYPKLAGMTGTAMTEAAEFAEIYNLETVEIPTNVPAARIDSEDEVYGTMAEKYQAIALKIKECQDRGQPVLVGTVSIEKSEVLSDLLKKNGIKHSVLNARYHEQEATIIAQAGRSGTVTIATNMAGRGTDIQMGGNLDMRLEQELGGITDKAEYDRRAQAIRDDIATDALKARGAGGLFVIGTERHESRRIDNQLRGRSGRQGDPGSSMFYLSLEDDLMRIFGSDRMEAVLAKLGLRGGEKIAHPWISTALEKAQQKVEARNFDVRKNLLKFDNVMNDQRKVIYEQRKDIMHAESVSETIVDLRHDIIHTMVVHAIPPHSYPEQWDLTGLNERVADLLALDLPIMDWGHEEGIAEEEMEERIRKAADDTMEAKIATVGAERMAMAEKAALLGLLDVAWKDHLLALDQLRQGIHLRGYGQRDPFNEYSREAFGLFQMMLDSVRETVTKSLMHAKVRMPTLEEYASARQAQELRELHGLAPEEMTLEQLQAAHAQAAGHRLATLPMHHTFDSQNPDTWHNTPRNALCPCGSGKKYKHCHGAAS, from the coding sequence ATGATTACAGCGTTGGCGCGTAAGTTTTTTGGTTCCCATAATGACCGGATTTTAAGGGCTCAAGATACCCTTGTCGCGTCGATTAACGCGTTAGAGCCGGATTTTCTCAAGCTGGACGATGCGCAGCTTCGCGCCAAGACGCTTGAGTTTAAGAGCCGTCTGGAAAAAGGCGAAACGCTGGATGACATTTTGCCCGAAGCTTTTGCGACGGTGCGTGAGGCCGCAAGGCGTGTTCTAGGCCAGCGCCATTTTGATGTTCAATTGCGTGGTGGCATCGTCCTTCACTCGGGCAAAATCGCCGAGATGAAAACGGGCGAGGGTAAAACGTTGGTGGCGACGCTGGCTGTTTACCTCAACGCGGTGTCGGGCAAGGGCGTGCATGTTGTCACGGTGAACGATTATCTGGCCAAGCGCGACAGCGCGTGGATGGGGCGTGTCTATGGCTTTTTGGGTTTGACGACGGGGTGCATTGTGCATGGCTTGACGGACGAAGAGCGTCAGGTTGCCTATAATGCCGACATCACTTATGGCACGAACAACGAGTTCGGCTTTGACTATTTGCGCGATAATATGAAGTTTGAAGCTAAGGAGCTTTGCCAGCGTCCCTTTAATTACGCCATCGTGGACGAGGTGGACAGCATCTTGATCGATGAGGCGCGCACGCCGCTGATTATCTCTGGCCCTGCCGAGGATTCGTCGGATCTTTATCTGAAGGTTGATGCGTTGATCCCGCAACTGATTGACGTTGACTATGAGCTGGACGAAAAGGCCAAGACGGCCACGCTGACCGAAGAGGGCAACGTACATATCGAAGAATTGCTGGGCGAAAGCGGCCTTTTGACACCGGGTGGCGGGCTTTATGACGCGCAGAACATTACGGTTGTGCATCACGTCAACCAAGCTTTGCGGGCGCATAAAATGTTTGCGCGCGACGTGGACTATATCGTCAAAGGCGGCAAGGTCATCATTATCGATGAGTTTACGGGGCGTATGATGGATGGTCGCCGTTACTCGGACGGACTGCATCAGGCGCTTGAGGCTAAGGAGCATGTGGCCATTCAGCGCGAAAACCAGACGCTTGCCTCGATCACGTTCCAAAATTACTTCCGCCTCTATCCCAAGCTGGCGGGCATGACGGGTACGGCGATGACCGAAGCGGCGGAGTTTGCCGAGATTTACAATCTTGAGACGGTGGAGATTCCAACGAATGTTCCTGCCGCCCGCATTGATAGCGAAGACGAAGTCTATGGCACGATGGCCGAGAAATATCAGGCCATCGCCCTTAAGATCAAAGAATGCCAAGACCGTGGCCAGCCCGTTTTGGTTGGTACGGTGTCGATTGAAAAATCGGAAGTGTTGTCCGATCTTTTGAAGAAAAACGGCATCAAGCACAGCGTTTTGAACGCCCGTTACCATGAGCAAGAAGCGACCATTATCGCGCAGGCGGGACGCAGCGGCACGGTCACGATTGCCACCAACATGGCGGGTCGCGGCACGGACATCCAAATGGGCGGCAATCTGGATATGCGCCTAGAGCAGGAGCTTGGCGGCATCACGGACAAGGCGGAATATGATCGCCGTGCGCAGGCCATTCGCGACGATATCGCCACCGACGCGCTAAAGGCGCGGGGGGCGGGCGGCCTGTTCGTGATTGGAACGGAGCGGCATGAATCACGCCGCATTGATAATCAGCTGCGTGGCCGCTCTGGCCGTCAGGGCGATCCGGGCTCATCGATGTTTTATCTATCGCTTGAAGATGATCTGATGCGCATTTTCGGCTCGGACAGGATGGAGGCCGTTTTGGCCAAGCTGGGGTTGCGCGGGGGCGAGAAAATCGCGCATCCGTGGATCAGCACCGCTTTGGAAAAGGCGCAGCAAAAGGTGGAAGCGCGTAACTTTGACGTTCGTAAAAACCTGCTTAAGTTTGACAATGTCATGAACGATCAGCGCAAAGTTATTTACGAACAGCGCAAAGATATCATGCACGCGGAGTCGGTCAGCGAGACGATCGTTGATTTGCGCCACGATATTATTCACACGATGGTGGTGCATGCCATTCCTCCCCATTCCTATCCTGAACAATGGGATTTAACGGGACTGAATGAGCGCGTGGCCGATCTGCTGGCGCTAGACCTCCCTATTATGGATTGGGGCCACGAAGAAGGCATCGCGGAAGAGGAAATGGAAGAGCGTATCCGCAAGGCCGCGGATGACACCATGGAAGCGAAGATTGCGACGGTCGGGGCTGAGCGTATGGCGATGGCGGAAAAAGCAGCGCTTCTGGGTCTTCTTGATGTGGCGTGGAAGGATCATTTGCTGGCGCTCGATCAATTGCGGCAGGGCATCCATTTGCGTGGCTATGGCCAGCGCGACCCGTTCAACGAATACAGCCGCGAGGCGTTCGGTTTGTTCCAAATGATGTTGGACAGCGTCCGCGAAACCGTGACCAAATCGCTGATGCACGCCAAGGTTCGTATGCCGACGCTGGAGGAATATGCCTCGGCTCGTCAAGCACAAGAGCTGCGCGAGTTGCACGGCCTAGCGCCAGAGGAAATGACGTTAGAGCAGTTGCAGGCCGCGCATGCGCAGGCGGCGGGGCATCGCTTGGCCACCCTTCCCATGCATCACACGTTTGATTCGCAGAATCCCGATACATGGCACAACACGCCGCGCAACGCGCTGTGTCCTTGCGGCAGTGGCAAGAAGTACAAGCACTGCCACGGCGCGGCAAGCTAA